One region of Vallitalea okinawensis genomic DNA includes:
- a CDS encoding DUF2577 domain-containing protein, producing MDGIVELAKLFKERENEPFMGVQIGSVLSTEPIKVSLGDKILLGANHIMVCQHVLEYKRDFSSSVDDVDNEGEITLKKLLSVGDRVALIPTSDQQSFVLVDKVVIT from the coding sequence ATGGATGGTATTGTAGAATTAGCTAAGTTATTTAAGGAACGTGAAAATGAACCCTTTATGGGAGTGCAAATTGGATCTGTCTTAAGTACTGAGCCAATTAAAGTTAGTTTAGGCGATAAGATTCTTCTAGGTGCTAATCATATTATGGTTTGTCAGCATGTTCTAGAATACAAAAGAGATTTTAGTAGCTCAGTAGATGATGTGGATAATGAAGGAGAAATAACACTGAAAAAACTATTAAGTGTGGGGGATAGGGTAGCTCTTATCCCTACTAGTGATCAACAATCCTTTGTTTTAGTAGATAAGGTGGTGATTACATGA
- a CDS encoding DUF2634 domain-containing protein, with the protein MIPSQGLQTLPTQEDNNQTFRTYLYDFNNGDFILRDGKLVQVEGIDALKIWIDKIIRTPKNKVAIYLDTDYGVAISDLIVGNNYPLDFIEAEVKRELSSALLQHPDIHTINQFKVIREDDEVSIEFKVNHRYEVNYSV; encoded by the coding sequence ATGATACCAAGTCAAGGTCTACAGACATTACCAACTCAAGAAGATAATAATCAAACCTTCCGTACTTACCTTTATGACTTTAACAACGGAGATTTTATTTTACGTGATGGTAAATTAGTACAAGTAGAAGGCATAGATGCTTTAAAAATATGGATCGATAAGATTATACGAACACCCAAAAACAAAGTGGCCATATATTTAGATACTGATTATGGGGTAGCTATTAGTGACCTCATAGTAGGTAATAACTATCCACTAGATTTTATTGAAGCAGAGGTAAAAAGAGAATTATCCAGCGCACTTTTACAACATCCAGATATTCATACGATTAATCAGTTTAAGGTTATACGAGAGGATGATGAAGTCAGTATAGAATTTAAAGTGAATCACAGATATGAGGTGAATTACAGTGTTTGA
- a CDS encoding baseplate J/gp47 family protein, with the protein MFENKTQENIHNDLLAEIDEGYDQSEGSFIFDATRPAAIELEKAYMHLDEVMQKMSIEALKDDELEQRIYEQTGLQRKPATRANGLLKVIGTGKIPKGAIFQTEAGIQYEAEEEKDITNEGTVAISCLLMGSIGNMPTGMITVMTSTISGIVSVTNDSPIGGGYEAETDEGLKERYYEKKQSPATSGNIAQYRSGAKSVTGVGDAKVVPLWNGNNTVKVVIINAEMLPAESALVDEVQTYIDPGSTGLGEGMAPIGARCTVESAVGLSVHIACSIVKSTSISDEQVKSNIEDKLKQYFREIAFDKNTLSYAIVGALILECQGVEDYSNLRVNGATDSLTLSEFQVPMLGGVTLE; encoded by the coding sequence GTGTTTGAAAATAAAACTCAGGAAAATATACATAATGATCTATTGGCAGAGATAGATGAGGGCTATGACCAATCTGAAGGGTCATTCATCTTTGATGCCACTCGACCAGCAGCTATTGAATTAGAGAAAGCATACATGCATCTAGATGAAGTGATGCAAAAGATGAGTATAGAAGCATTGAAAGACGATGAACTGGAACAAAGGATATATGAGCAGACAGGTCTTCAAAGAAAGCCTGCAACAAGAGCTAATGGATTATTAAAAGTAATAGGGACAGGTAAGATTCCTAAAGGCGCTATATTCCAGACAGAAGCTGGTATTCAGTATGAAGCTGAGGAAGAGAAGGATATTACCAATGAAGGAACTGTAGCCATTAGTTGTTTACTGATGGGGAGTATCGGTAACATGCCTACCGGAATGATCACGGTTATGACATCTACTATTTCTGGCATCGTTAGTGTAACTAACGATAGTCCAATCGGTGGTGGATATGAAGCTGAAACCGATGAAGGACTTAAAGAACGCTACTATGAAAAGAAACAAAGTCCAGCAACCAGTGGTAACATAGCTCAGTACCGCAGTGGGGCTAAATCCGTAACAGGAGTTGGTGATGCCAAAGTCGTACCATTATGGAATGGCAATAATACCGTTAAGGTGGTCATCATCAATGCTGAAATGCTACCAGCTGAATCTGCCCTAGTCGACGAAGTTCAAACATATATAGATCCGGGAAGTACAGGGCTCGGCGAAGGTATGGCTCCTATAGGTGCTAGGTGTACTGTGGAAAGCGCTGTGGGATTAAGTGTTCATATAGCATGTAGCATAGTCAAGAGTACATCCATTAGTGATGAACAAGTTAAGAGTAATATCGAAGACAAGCTAAAACAGTACTTTAGAGAAATAGCCTTTGATAAGAATACCTTGTCCTATGCCATTGTCGGTGCACTCATTCTAGAATGCCAAGGTGTTGAAGATTATAGTAACTTACGAGTTAATGGAGCTACAGATAGTCTAACATTGTCAGAGTTTCAAGTACCTATGTTAGGAGGGGTAACCCTTGAATAG
- a CDS encoding phage tail assembly chaperone, protein MHKKLTLQDLLNKKESITNGREETRELYVNSLDGTILIKKPDRKLCLEAIDMDDTDYADIFVVYNCVVEPNLKDQKLHQAYGVIEPDDIVQAIFEPGEITNISKECLKYAGYINSVEVVADIKNS, encoded by the coding sequence ATGCATAAAAAACTGACTTTACAAGATCTATTAAATAAAAAAGAAAGTATTACAAATGGTAGAGAAGAAACGCGTGAACTTTATGTCAACTCCTTAGATGGAACTATTCTTATCAAAAAACCTGACCGAAAGTTATGCTTGGAAGCAATCGATATGGATGATACAGATTACGCAGATATCTTTGTAGTCTACAATTGTGTAGTTGAACCAAACTTAAAAGATCAAAAGCTACACCAAGCCTATGGGGTAATAGAACCGGATGATATCGTCCAAGCAATATTTGAACCTGGTGAAATCACTAATATTTCAAAAGAATGTTTGAAGTATGCCGGATATATTAACTCAGTGGAAGTTGTTGCTGATATAAAAAACTCATAA
- a CDS encoding phage tail sheath C-terminal domain-containing protein produces MGLPQLLIQFKTTGSTAVKRSQRGIVALILKDDTNSQDSFSVASINDVNESEWTAGNYDAIQLAFKANPSEVIIERIASSATDYTDALTRLETKKFNYLAIPSLEDSKVDAVKTWVENMRTADKTLKAVLPNCAGDHEGIINFTAANIKVGSTTYATAGFTPRIAGVLAAMPLNQSATYHVLGEVDDVDAVTGPDAAIDGGQLILINDGEKVKIGRAVNSLTTLKVGMNDQFKKIKILDAIDMMKEDIKKTFEEGYIGKVANSVDNKALFIAAVNTYFKELARLDVLDGSYENKAEVDIVAQRSYLSGQGVDTSLMSDEEVKKANTGSEVFVTAKVKFVDAMEDIQFAINM; encoded by the coding sequence ATGGGATTACCACAATTATTAATTCAATTTAAAACCACAGGTAGTACTGCTGTAAAAAGAAGTCAAAGAGGTATTGTAGCACTCATTCTTAAAGATGATACCAATAGTCAGGATTCATTTTCAGTGGCTTCAATCAATGATGTTAATGAGAGTGAATGGACTGCAGGTAACTATGATGCTATTCAATTGGCATTTAAAGCCAATCCTTCAGAAGTTATCATTGAACGTATTGCATCTTCAGCAACAGACTACACGGATGCTCTTACTCGTTTAGAGACCAAAAAGTTCAACTACCTTGCGATTCCTTCTTTAGAGGATTCAAAAGTAGATGCAGTTAAAACATGGGTAGAAAACATGAGAACTGCTGATAAAACTTTAAAGGCAGTCTTACCAAATTGTGCTGGTGATCATGAAGGTATTATTAACTTCACAGCAGCCAATATTAAAGTGGGTTCAACGACTTATGCAACTGCTGGTTTCACGCCACGTATTGCAGGGGTTTTAGCAGCCATGCCATTAAATCAATCTGCTACATACCACGTGCTAGGTGAAGTAGATGATGTAGATGCAGTTACTGGTCCAGATGCAGCCATAGATGGTGGTCAATTAATCCTCATCAATGATGGTGAGAAAGTGAAAATTGGACGAGCTGTTAACTCATTAACGACGCTTAAAGTTGGTATGAACGATCAATTTAAGAAGATTAAGATTTTAGATGCCATAGATATGATGAAAGAAGACATTAAGAAGACCTTTGAAGAAGGTTACATTGGTAAAGTCGCTAATTCTGTGGATAATAAAGCATTATTTATTGCAGCTGTAAATACATATTTCAAAGAATTGGCTCGTTTAGATGTATTAGATGGCAGTTATGAAAATAAAGCTGAGGTAGATATAGTTGCACAACGCAGCTATTTATCTGGACAAGGTGTGGATACATCATTAATGTCTGATGAAGAAGTCAAGAAAGCTAACACAGGTTCAGAAGTCTTTGTAACAGCAAAAGTTAAATTCGTAGATGCAATGGAAGATATCCAATTTGCAATTAACATGTAG
- a CDS encoding XkdQ/YqbQ family protein translates to MHELWVLDQDNFINITPLISKLSWTSNLDTLGDQLNFDIVSNDAKHIPQPPIDLGSIIVLRNEDEIFRGEVITERLSGRESKSYDVFDFAFFLNKSKDIYQFNNLQAHNAIVRMLEDYNVPIGQIEPIALTIDKLYADKRLSDIIKDILQVVEEQTKTKYIMEMYGGKLNIVREETEPIKATFSLADNLQSHEVSQLIINPSRTRSIDNMKNAIKMICENSVVYEEDRDDLIQQYGRLQETKTINADEKKKASQLAKNLLESMAIITEDNSLTLPGNDEVRAGKILEIEESITGMSGKYRVKNCTHTLENGHHFMNLGLEVV, encoded by the coding sequence ATGCATGAACTATGGGTTTTAGACCAAGATAATTTCATTAACATCACGCCACTTATCTCAAAGTTATCATGGACATCTAATCTAGATACTTTAGGAGATCAATTGAATTTCGATATAGTAAGTAATGATGCCAAACACATACCTCAGCCCCCTATTGACTTAGGTAGCATTATTGTTTTGAGAAATGAAGATGAGATCTTCAGAGGTGAAGTCATTACAGAGCGACTAAGTGGACGAGAAAGTAAATCCTATGATGTCTTTGACTTTGCCTTCTTTCTTAACAAATCTAAAGATATTTATCAGTTTAATAATCTTCAAGCTCATAATGCTATTGTAAGAATGTTGGAGGATTACAATGTGCCGATTGGACAGATAGAGCCTATTGCATTAACAATAGATAAGTTATATGCAGATAAGCGTCTATCAGATATTATTAAAGACATTCTTCAGGTGGTTGAAGAGCAAACAAAGACCAAGTATATCATGGAAATGTACGGTGGTAAGTTAAATATTGTTAGGGAAGAAACGGAACCTATTAAAGCGACTTTTTCATTAGCAGATAACCTACAAAGTCATGAAGTATCTCAACTAATAATTAATCCTTCACGTACTAGAAGTATCGATAACATGAAAAATGCCATCAAAATGATCTGTGAGAATTCTGTTGTCTATGAAGAAGATAGAGATGATCTTATCCAGCAGTATGGTCGACTACAAGAGACGAAAACCATCAATGCTGATGAGAAGAAGAAAGCATCTCAATTGGCTAAGAACTTATTAGAGAGTATGGCTATCATTACAGAAGATAATAGTCTTACTTTACCAGGCAATGATGAAGTTCGTGCTGGTAAGATCTTAGAGATTGAGGAATCTATAACAGGTATGTCAGGTAAGTACCGTGTAAAGAACTGTACACATACATTAGAAAATGGTCATCACTTCATGAATCTAGGTTTGGAGGTGGTCTAA
- a CDS encoding phage tail tube protein, producing the protein MAKIPGYRQISGNWGRLWWDGDQVFEVESFELKATPNREEINQAGLMDVDSKITSIKCEGSFKVKKVYSRGVEKLLKAWKSGKDPRGQIVAKLDDPDAFGTERVVIDNVWFNELTLMQFELGSKLEREFTFGCTISDIDFPDLISAE; encoded by the coding sequence ATGGCGAAAATTCCTGGATACAGACAAATCAGTGGTAATTGGGGTAGACTTTGGTGGGATGGCGATCAGGTATTTGAAGTAGAATCCTTTGAACTCAAAGCAACACCTAACCGTGAAGAAATTAATCAAGCTGGCTTAATGGATGTAGACAGCAAAATTACAAGTATTAAATGCGAAGGTTCATTTAAAGTTAAGAAAGTCTATTCAAGAGGTGTTGAAAAACTCCTTAAAGCTTGGAAAAGCGGCAAAGATCCAAGAGGTCAAATTGTTGCTAAACTAGATGATCCAGATGCATTTGGAACAGAAAGGGTTGTTATCGATAACGTATGGTTCAATGAATTGACATTAATGCAATTTGAATTAGGATCTAAGCTTGAAAGAGAATTCACTTTCGGCTGCACCATCAGCGATATCGACTTCCCAGATTTAATTTCTGCTGAGTAG